CTCTTGCCTGCTTTTTATGTTTGTGCAAGGGGAAGGTTCTCAGAAGTGGAACAAGCCAGAAGACCTGCCTGTGTTGATGAAGGAAATGCTTTCGGGAGAAAAGCTGAACCTATGCCTGAAACATCTCTTCGCTACGCTTGCTTATTATCATTTGTCGCCTGGTTGAGCTTCATATCTTGTACTTCTGATGGAAGCCGCGAATCCAAAGCAAACCGGGTGAGTCAGACTACTTATACATTTAGGGATACGGCTACGGTTAAGTATGCCAGCGGATTCCACATCGAATATAAAGAGAACTACAAGCTGCTCGAAATACGAAACCCCTATCAGGATCTTACAGATACACTTCGTTATATCCTAAAGCCGCGGGGAATAGTGCTTGATACGGCATTTACCGATGCACAGGTGATAGATATTCCGGTTCGGACAATGATCGCCACATCGACAACGCATATAGCACTGACAGAGATGCTGGAGGCTAACGAAATTATCACCGGCATGGTCGGTGCTGAATATGCCTACAGTTCTGAAATCAAAAAAATGTTGGACGAAGGAAAAATTACAGGATTCAACCAGGGTGAATTCAACAAAGAGCAGGCCTTAGCCTTGCAACCCGACCTGATAATGGTTTCAGCCGGTCAATCCTCCCAATTTGATGATTATCGCGTTCTTATGGATTCGGGGATTAATGTATTATTAAATTCCGAGTGGCTTGAGACAACGCCATTGGGAAAAGCTGAATGGGTGAAGATGATGGGGGCATTATTGAACCGCGAAGATATGGCCAATGAACAGTTTGGAAAAGTTGCCACTCAGTATCACAACCTAAAGGGAAAAGTTGCGGAAGCGAAGGAGAAGCCTCTCGTGATTAATAATTTGCCTTACAAAGGTGCGTGGTTTGTTTCTGGAGGCGATAGTTTTACCGCCCGTTACCTAAAAGATGCCGGGGCTGATTATCCATGGTATGGAAACTCATCTACCGGCGGACTGCGAAAAGACTTCGAAGCGGTCTATGAAGTGGGGTTAAAGGCAGATGTGTGGATCAATCCGGGAGCTGCCAATTCACTGGACGAAATCATTGAAAAGGATTCTCGATTCCGGGATTTCAAGCCTTTAAAAAGCGGAAGAATCTACAATAACAATAGGCGCATGAGTGATTCAGGTGGAAATGACTACTGGGAGTCGGGAGTGGTACATCCGGAACGCGTACTTGCCGATTTGATACATATTTTTCATCCTGAAATTCTCTCGGAAAGAGAACTATACTACTACAAAAAACTTGATGTGGGTGCTGATGAGTAGTAGTGAAGTCCATACCAAACATAAATGGCCTGATACTACCATCAATACCGGTTATCTATTGCTGTTGGTTGCGGGGGTGGCAGTACTATTTCTTGGCAACATAGCACTTGGGTCGGTATCCATACCCATTGGGGATATCATAAACATATTATTCAGGGGAGAATCCGATAATGCGGCCTGGGTTAAGATTATTGAAAATATCCGTATTCCACGTGCTTTTACGGCTATTCTGGCAGGAAGTGCCCTTTCTGTGGGCGGATTGTTGATGCAGACCTTGTTTCGTAATCCACTGGCAGGACCCTCGGTACTTGGCATTACCGCAGGTGCCAGTTTGGGTGTAGCCATAGTGATGTTAACGGCAGGTACCATCACCAGTATTTTTGCAATTCAGCAGCTTGGAAGTCTGGGAAGCTGGATGATAATCGTTGCTGCCAGTATCGGCTCGGCTGCAGTACTGCTATTGATACTGTTGATATCTATGCGTATCCGTGACAGTGTAACGCTGTTGATAATAGGGCTCATGATAGGAAACATGACTATTGCCCTGGTGAGTATCTGGCAATATTTCAGTAATCCTGAGCAGATTCGTGATTATCTGATCTGGACCTTCGGCAGCCTGGGCGGGGTTACATCAGGACAGCTTTGGCTTTTAACTCCGGTGGTGGTCGTCGGATCATTTATTGCTTTTGGCCTTTCAAAAAATCTCAATGGAATGTTGCTGGGAGAGAATTATGCCCGAAGCATGGGGCTTTCGGTACAGCGATCCAGAATTTGGATTATCCTAAGTACAAGTTTGCTTGCAGGAGGAGTTACTGCATTTTGCGGTCCTATTGGCTTTGTCGGGGTTGCGGTGCCTCACCTGACCAGATCCCTGCTGAATACCAATGAGCATCGCATTCTAATACCTGCAACCTTTCTGATGGGAGCCATGCTGATGCTCGCCTGTGACATAGTTGCCCAGGTTCCCGGTAGTTCAACAACCCTGCCTATCAGCGCGGTAACTTCAATGGTGGGCTCACCGGTGGTAATTTGGGTAATTATCAAACGAAAAAACCTTCAGGCTTCCTTTTCATGACCGAGAAAAACGTCGTCTTACATACCGAAGACCTGAAGATAGGTTACAAAGCCAAAGGAGGGCAGGAGACCATCGTAGCTGAGCATATAGATGTGGACCTTCATTCCGGGGAGCTTATTTGCCTGTTAGGACCTAACGGTTCCGGAAAATCCACGCTGATTAAAACGCTGGCCGGAGTTCATAGCAAGCTCGGGGGACAGATCACCGTCTTTAATGAATCAATTGATTTGTTGTCAAGAAAAGAGATTGCCCATCGACTAAGCACTGTACTGACAGATCGGGTGACGGTAGGTAACCTTTCTGTGTATAACCTCGTTGCATTTGGACGTTCTCCCTACACCGGGTGGCTGGGTTCCCTGAGCAAAGAGGACGAGGAGAAAGTACGTTGGGCGATAGAGGCAACAGGATTAAAAGAATTTGTAAATAGGGATATCAACAAACTAAGTGACGGAGAATTACAAAAGGTAATGATAGCTAGGGCACTCGCGCAGGATACATCAGTCATTCTGCTGGACGAACCTACGGCCCATCTGGACCTGCCGAACCGTGTCGAAATTATTCGCCTATTGCGTAAGCTGGCGCATGAAACAGGGAAAGGCATCCTACTTTCTACACATGAACTTGATCTCGCTTTGAAGGCCGGTGACCGCATATGGTTGATGAATAGGGAAAAAGAGTTATTCAAAGGGGTACCCGAAGATCTGGTGCTCAACGGTACATTCGAGGAGGTATTTAAAAAAGACAGTTTTGATTTTGATATAGAGACCGGGTCATTCAAGATCCACCGGCATAAAGATAAAATTGTTTCAGTTAATGGAGATCCGGTTCCGGTCTTCTGGACGCGACGGGCATTGGAAAGAGAAGGATATCGTGTTGTGGAAGGAGAGGGTGCTTCACTTACGATAACTGC
This is a stretch of genomic DNA from Halalkalibaculum roseum. It encodes these proteins:
- a CDS encoding ABC transporter substrate-binding protein produces the protein MEQARRPACVDEGNAFGRKAEPMPETSLRYACLLSFVAWLSFISCTSDGSRESKANRVSQTTYTFRDTATVKYASGFHIEYKENYKLLEIRNPYQDLTDTLRYILKPRGIVLDTAFTDAQVIDIPVRTMIATSTTHIALTEMLEANEIITGMVGAEYAYSSEIKKMLDEGKITGFNQGEFNKEQALALQPDLIMVSAGQSSQFDDYRVLMDSGINVLLNSEWLETTPLGKAEWVKMMGALLNREDMANEQFGKVATQYHNLKGKVAEAKEKPLVINNLPYKGAWFVSGGDSFTARYLKDAGADYPWYGNSSTGGLRKDFEAVYEVGLKADVWINPGAANSLDEIIEKDSRFRDFKPLKSGRIYNNNRRMSDSGGNDYWESGVVHPERVLADLIHIFHPEILSERELYYYKKLDVGADE
- a CDS encoding FecCD family ABC transporter permease, whose product is MSSSEVHTKHKWPDTTINTGYLLLLVAGVAVLFLGNIALGSVSIPIGDIINILFRGESDNAAWVKIIENIRIPRAFTAILAGSALSVGGLLMQTLFRNPLAGPSVLGITAGASLGVAIVMLTAGTITSIFAIQQLGSLGSWMIIVAASIGSAAVLLLILLISMRIRDSVTLLIIGLMIGNMTIALVSIWQYFSNPEQIRDYLIWTFGSLGGVTSGQLWLLTPVVVVGSFIAFGLSKNLNGMLLGENYARSMGLSVQRSRIWIILSTSLLAGGVTAFCGPIGFVGVAVPHLTRSLLNTNEHRILIPATFLMGAMLMLACDIVAQVPGSSTTLPISAVTSMVGSPVVIWVIIKRKNLQASFS
- a CDS encoding ABC transporter ATP-binding protein encodes the protein MTEKNVVLHTEDLKIGYKAKGGQETIVAEHIDVDLHSGELICLLGPNGSGKSTLIKTLAGVHSKLGGQITVFNESIDLLSRKEIAHRLSTVLTDRVTVGNLSVYNLVAFGRSPYTGWLGSLSKEDEEKVRWAIEATGLKEFVNRDINKLSDGELQKVMIARALAQDTSVILLDEPTAHLDLPNRVEIIRLLRKLAHETGKGILLSTHELDLALKAGDRIWLMNREKELFKGVPEDLVLNGTFEEVFKKDSFDFDIETGSFKIHRHKDKIVSVNGDPVPVFWTRRALEREGYRVVEGEGASLTITAQTTKESYRWQINDKLSIINARSVYELLSALRKENLS